One part of the Flavobacterium johnsoniae UW101 genome encodes these proteins:
- a CDS encoding alpha-2-macroglobulin family protein — protein MKAKGLSLVFFVFFIFQSCGRKSAADFNSDFSLFKDYITSFTGGIVSSDSDIRVVLAFDKNDWKPNQELDDDLFDISPSVSGKVVALSTNTLAFIPEKKLKAGTEYQVTLNLDKLTAIPKEKEKELSKFNFTVKTVKQDFTINTGDIQSYSKEYQYLNCVLKTADNIDLETAQKLVEAKHNGNNLKIKFEKTNGPAKEFRFIIDSIQRQSEASNLEIIYDGNDFDIDQKGQIDFPITSIKEFKVIKVEVPDGNNQQVLINFSEPLEKGQDFAGLVSIQNTNNLKFSTQGNLLKVYFTNQNAPKKAEPVTVVAEEPVAVAVDSASVVVDSAAVAVDSAAAVVEDAVEYVPDEEPEQVVTGELLLEVFQGIESQYGKKLENNYTEKISFDQIKPNVRFVKNGTILPSSNNLKLNFEAVNLSAVDVKVYKIYKNNILQFLQYNELNGGQNLKKVAQPIAKTTLNLRESTLVNLSKWNTYALDLSKIIKPEPGAIYRVEFVYKKKYSLYKCETSEGNDEEAEEEEVDENDVNYSGNSYDDYYYYDDYDWRESQDPCTGSYYYNARIATNILASDLGVIAKRGENKSYLFAVNNIVTTEPVSNARVDLYNFQQQKIATEATSSEGIASFQLDKFTYFAIVTLGDQSTYVKLDDGLSLSVSNFDVAGETLQKGLKGFIYGERGVWRPGDNLYLSFILNDAANKLPKSHPIKFRLNDPNGKTVYQTVQKTNDLNHYAFIVPTNQDAPTGNWEAMVSVGGAKFYKSVKIETIKPNRLKIKNTFSRKTLSASYPNTDNLEVTWLHGAIAKNLNVEMQAKFSQQSTTFKGYEKYTFDDLARQFSTEEINIFSGKLNENGKASVNIQPRLQGQAPGMLRASFITKVYEEGGDFSTDVMSTTYSPYKTYVGVKTPELNKYSMLETRTNNRFDVVTVDENGRPKSVRNLEVRVYKVDWRWWWDSSSDNLSNYNSSNATTSYKTFVINTDSSGKGSFQFALTDEEWGRYLIRVADQEDGHATSLTVNIDWPIWSGKTRNRDASTANMLVFSTDKKNYAVGEKAQISFPSSEGGRALISIENGSRVVQTIWAETKNGETKVEVPITGAMAPNVYFNITLLQPHASTKNDSPIRMYGIVPIEVVDKNTILAPTLNMPDVLRPEQPFTVKVGEKSGKEMTYTIAVVDEGLLDLTRFKTPNAWDSFYVREALGVKTWDVYDDVIGAYGGKINQIFSIGGDQDLGGGKAKKANRFKPVVLYYGPFKLGKGETKSHDLKLPKYIGSVRTMVVAGDANTSAYGSVEKATQVKSPLMVLASLPRKISPSEKVTLPVTVFATENKIKNVSIQVKTSNGLKVMGSAVQKLSFAQPDEKMAYFNLVVGSATGIAKVQVIATSGSEKSTYDVEIDMTNPNPVTSTFTDVVLTPNSTKTISWNTFGIAGSNKARLEVSSMPSMNLNGRLQFLIQYPHGCVEQTTSSVFPQLYLGDVADIDAKRKDLIQKNIAAGIQRLGNFQLSNGGMPYWQGNAIADDWGTSYAGHFLIEAEKKGYVLPINFKSKWLGYQQKEAKQWRFEPKYGNDLAQAYRLYTLALAGNADLSSMNRLRETKGISNESMLRLAAAYVLAGQKSAGQSLFLKTSIDGSSDEYSYYYYGSSERNRAMALETMLLLDQKQKAFVTASKLAKEMSANQWMSTQTTAYCLYAMSKFAVSNGPKGINIQFSKNGKGETINTGKSVADRSLSVASGANSITLKNNKANTVYVRVLNTGILPIGQENAVQSDVTASIIFKNRKGSVINVSRINQGTEFVAEVTIKNQRGESVQNVALSQILPSGFEIVNTRFTDYGDAVNNIADYIDIRDDRTNFYFGMKARETKVFRILLNASYLGNYYLPGLQCEAMYDNTFLARTKGFWVEVVK, from the coding sequence GTGAAAGCAAAAGGACTATCTCTCGTATTTTTTGTGTTTTTTATTTTTCAATCCTGCGGACGCAAATCGGCTGCTGATTTCAACTCCGATTTTTCGTTATTCAAAGATTACATTACCAGTTTTACAGGCGGAATTGTTTCTTCGGATTCAGATATTCGTGTGGTTTTGGCTTTCGATAAAAACGATTGGAAACCAAATCAGGAATTAGACGATGATTTGTTTGACATTTCGCCAAGTGTGAGTGGAAAAGTGGTAGCACTTTCTACTAATACATTAGCTTTTATTCCAGAGAAAAAACTAAAAGCAGGGACAGAATATCAAGTCACTTTAAACTTAGATAAGCTGACTGCTATTCCAAAAGAGAAAGAAAAAGAATTGTCTAAATTCAATTTTACAGTTAAAACGGTTAAACAGGATTTTACCATAAATACGGGCGATATTCAATCGTACAGCAAAGAATACCAATATTTAAACTGCGTTTTAAAAACGGCAGATAATATTGATTTAGAAACAGCTCAAAAGCTGGTTGAAGCCAAACATAATGGCAATAATCTTAAAATTAAATTTGAGAAAACAAACGGGCCTGCAAAAGAATTTCGTTTTATAATTGACAGTATTCAGCGTCAGTCAGAAGCTTCAAACTTAGAGATTATTTATGATGGAAATGATTTTGATATTGATCAGAAAGGACAAATCGATTTCCCGATTACAAGCATTAAAGAATTTAAAGTTATAAAGGTTGAAGTTCCAGACGGAAACAATCAGCAGGTTTTAATTAATTTCTCTGAACCATTAGAAAAAGGTCAGGATTTTGCTGGATTGGTTTCGATTCAAAACACCAATAATTTGAAATTTTCTACACAAGGAAATTTACTAAAAGTATATTTTACCAATCAAAATGCGCCTAAAAAAGCTGAGCCAGTGACAGTTGTTGCAGAAGAGCCTGTTGCGGTTGCTGTAGACTCGGCTTCCGTTGTGGTTGATTCAGCTGCAGTAGCAGTAGATTCAGCCGCCGCAGTTGTAGAAGATGCCGTTGAATATGTGCCAGACGAAGAACCGGAGCAAGTTGTTACGGGTGAATTATTATTGGAAGTTTTTCAGGGAATAGAAAGCCAGTACGGCAAAAAACTGGAAAATAATTATACAGAGAAAATCTCTTTTGACCAGATAAAACCAAATGTTCGTTTTGTAAAAAACGGAACAATTCTGCCAAGTTCAAACAATTTAAAACTGAATTTTGAAGCCGTAAATCTGAGCGCTGTAGATGTAAAAGTATACAAGATTTACAAAAACAATATTCTGCAGTTTCTTCAATACAACGAATTAAACGGCGGACAAAATCTCAAAAAAGTTGCTCAGCCTATAGCCAAAACAACGCTGAATTTAAGGGAAAGCACGCTTGTAAATCTCTCGAAATGGAATACGTATGCCTTAGATTTATCTAAAATCATTAAACCAGAACCGGGAGCGATTTATAGAGTTGAATTTGTGTATAAAAAGAAATACTCGCTTTACAAATGTGAAACATCAGAAGGTAATGACGAAGAAGCCGAGGAAGAAGAAGTTGATGAAAACGACGTAAACTACAGCGGAAACTCTTACGACGATTATTACTATTATGATGATTACGACTGGAGAGAAAGCCAGGATCCTTGTACAGGCTCTTACTATTACAATGCGAGAATTGCAACCAATATTTTAGCTTCAGATTTAGGAGTTATTGCAAAAAGAGGTGAAAACAAATCGTACTTATTTGCTGTAAACAATATCGTTACAACTGAACCAGTTTCAAACGCAAGAGTAGATTTATACAACTTCCAACAGCAAAAAATTGCAACAGAAGCAACAAGCAGTGAAGGAATTGCATCTTTCCAATTGGATAAATTCACTTATTTTGCGATTGTAACTTTAGGCGATCAATCGACTTACGTGAAATTAGACGACGGACTTTCATTGTCAGTAAGTAATTTTGATGTTGCCGGAGAGACTTTACAAAAAGGTCTAAAAGGATTCATTTACGGAGAAAGAGGCGTTTGGCGCCCTGGAGATAATTTGTATTTATCATTTATTTTGAATGATGCGGCGAATAAACTTCCGAAATCACATCCAATTAAATTCCGATTAAACGACCCGAATGGTAAGACGGTTTATCAAACCGTTCAAAAAACGAACGATTTAAATCATTATGCCTTTATAGTGCCAACAAATCAAGATGCGCCAACAGGAAACTGGGAAGCAATGGTAAGCGTTGGTGGTGCTAAATTCTATAAGAGCGTCAAGATTGAAACCATCAAACCAAATCGTTTAAAAATCAAGAATACATTTAGCAGAAAAACACTTTCGGCTTCGTATCCAAATACAGACAATCTTGAAGTAACATGGCTTCACGGTGCAATTGCTAAGAATTTGAATGTAGAAATGCAGGCTAAATTCTCTCAGCAAAGCACAACATTTAAAGGCTATGAAAAATATACTTTTGATGATTTGGCACGCCAATTCAGTACAGAAGAAATCAATATTTTCTCTGGAAAATTAAACGAAAATGGAAAAGCATCTGTAAACATTCAGCCAAGATTGCAAGGTCAGGCACCGGGAATGCTTCGCGCTTCATTCATTACAAAAGTGTATGAAGAAGGAGGGGATTTTAGTACCGATGTGATGTCAACGACCTATTCTCCGTACAAAACTTACGTTGGAGTTAAAACGCCTGAACTGAATAAATACAGCATGCTTGAAACGAGAACAAACAATCGTTTTGATGTTGTAACGGTTGATGAAAACGGAAGGCCAAAATCAGTTCGTAATCTCGAAGTAAGAGTTTACAAAGTAGACTGGAGATGGTGGTGGGATTCATCAAGCGATAATTTATCAAACTACAACTCATCGAATGCAACGACTTCATACAAAACATTTGTCATCAATACCGATTCAAGCGGAAAAGGAAGTTTCCAATTTGCTCTGACAGATGAAGAATGGGGACGTTATTTAATTCGTGTTGCCGATCAGGAAGATGGTCACGCAACTTCTTTAACCGTAAATATCGACTGGCCAATCTGGTCTGGAAAAACAAGAAATAGAGATGCGTCTACAGCTAATATGTTAGTTTTTTCTACCGATAAAAAGAATTATGCAGTGGGAGAAAAAGCACAAATTTCTTTCCCTTCAAGTGAAGGCGGACGCGCTTTAATTTCAATAGAGAACGGATCAAGAGTAGTGCAGACTATTTGGGCTGAAACCAAAAACGGAGAAACAAAAGTTGAAGTTCCGATTACTGGAGCAATGGCACCAAATGTATATTTTAATATCACGTTATTACAGCCTCACGCTTCAACCAAAAACGATTCGCCAATTCGTATGTACGGAATTGTGCCAATTGAAGTGGTAGATAAAAACACCATTTTGGCACCAACTCTTAATATGCCAGATGTTTTAAGGCCAGAACAGCCTTTTACAGTAAAAGTAGGTGAGAAATCAGGCAAAGAAATGACGTATACAATCGCAGTTGTAGATGAAGGACTTCTGGATTTAACTCGTTTTAAAACACCAAATGCATGGGATAGTTTCTACGTTCGCGAAGCTTTGGGAGTAAAAACATGGGATGTTTATGATGATGTAATTGGCGCGTATGGCGGAAAAATAAATCAGATTTTCAGTATTGGTGGTGACCAGGATTTAGGAGGCGGAAAAGCGAAAAAAGCCAACCGTTTTAAACCTGTAGTATTGTATTACGGACCATTTAAATTAGGAAAAGGAGAAACGAAATCGCACGATTTAAAACTTCCTAAATATATTGGTTCTGTACGAACGATGGTTGTAGCGGGAGATGCAAATACAAGCGCTTACGGAAGCGTTGAAAAAGCAACTCAGGTTAAGAGTCCGCTGATGGTATTGGCTTCATTACCAAGAAAAATTTCGCCGTCAGAAAAAGTAACATTGCCTGTAACGGTTTTTGCAACTGAAAATAAAATTAAAAATGTTTCAATTCAGGTAAAAACCAGCAACGGATTGAAAGTAATGGGAAGCGCGGTTCAAAAACTAAGTTTTGCACAGCCAGATGAAAAAATGGCGTATTTTAATTTAGTTGTGGGTTCTGCAACTGGAATTGCAAAAGTTCAGGTAATCGCAACATCGGGAAGTGAGAAATCAACTTATGATGTTGAGATTGACATGACGAATCCAAATCCAGTTACGAGCACTTTTACAGATGTTGTTTTAACGCCAAACAGTACGAAGACAATTTCATGGAACACTTTCGGAATTGCCGGAAGCAATAAAGCAAGGTTAGAAGTTTCATCTATGCCGTCAATGAATTTGAACGGAAGATTACAATTCTTGATTCAGTACCCGCATGGATGTGTAGAACAGACTACTTCATCTGTTTTCCCACAATTGTATTTGGGAGATGTTGCAGATATAGATGCAAAACGCAAAGATTTAATTCAAAAAAATATTGCGGCTGGAATTCAGAGATTGGGTAATTTCCAGTTATCAAATGGAGGAATGCCGTACTGGCAAGGAAATGCAATTGCAGACGATTGGGGAACTTCGTATGCAGGACATTTCTTGATTGAAGCAGAGAAAAAAGGATATGTATTGCCAATAAACTTCAAATCAAAATGGTTAGGTTATCAGCAAAAAGAAGCAAAACAATGGCGTTTTGAACCTAAATATGGAAATGATTTAGCTCAGGCTTATAGATTGTACACTTTAGCATTAGCTGGAAATGCCGATTTATCATCAATGAACAGATTGCGTGAAACAAAAGGTATTTCGAATGAAAGTATGCTTCGTTTGGCGGCAGCTTATGTTTTAGCAGGACAAAAATCGGCGGGACAAAGTTTGTTCTTGAAAACCAGCATTGATGGAAGTTCAGATGAATACAGTTATTACTATTATGGTTCTAGCGAAAGAAACAGAGCAATGGCTCTTGAAACGATGCTTCTTTTAGATCAGAAACAGAAAGCATTTGTAACAGCTTCTAAATTAGCCAAAGAAATGTCGGCTAATCAATGGATGAGTACGCAGACAACGGCTTATTGTTTATATGCAATGTCGAAATTTGCGGTGAGCAATGGACCAAAAGGAATCAACATTCAGTTTAGTAAAAACGGAAAAGGCGAGACCATAAACACAGGTAAATCGGTTGCAGATCGCAGTTTATCTGTTGCTTCTGGGGCAAACAGTATTACGCTGAAAAACAATAAAGCAAATACAGTTTATGTTCGTGTATTGAATACAGGAATATTGCCTATCGGACAAGAAAATGCGGTTCAAAGTGATGTTACAGCTTCTATTATTTTCAAAAACAGAAAAGGAAGTGTAATTAATGTTTCAAGAATCAATCAGGGAACTGAATTTGTTGCTGAGGTTACAATTAAAAACCAAAGAGGAGAAAGTGTTCAAAACGTAGCGTTATCGCAGATTCTGCCTTCAGGATTCGAAATTGTAAATACCCGTTTCACAGATTACGGAGACGCAGTAAACAACATCGCCGATTATATTGATATTCGTGACGACAGAACGAATTTCTATTTTGGAATGAAAGCCAGAGAAACCAAAGTTTTCCGAATTCTGCTAAATGCATCGTATTTAGGAAACTATTATTTGCCTGGATTACAATGCGAAGCAATGTACGATAATACATTCTTAGCCCGAACAAAAGGATTCTGGGTTGAGGTTGTGAAGTAA
- the pbpC gene encoding penicillin-binding protein 1C: protein MKNKLIAFFQRVINWIKRNKIKSAIAFVLLLIYYFSIPRTLFKEPYSTVIESKEGELLGAKIARDGQWRFPAQDSVPDKFKKCIVYFEDEYFYKHPGFNPGAMINAFKQNRKAGKVVRGGSTLTQQVIRLSRKGKNRTYFEKLIEIILATRLELGYSKNEILEMYAAHAPFGGNVVGLEMASWRYFGVQSNQLSWAENAVLAVLPNAPSLIYPGKNQIKLLNKRNRLLLKLHQEGIIDKQTYELSIEEPLPQKPYDLPQIAPHLLQRVAKNEEGTRVKTTIDYALQNRVNQIARYYYNQYKQNEVHNLAILVIDVQNRNVISYVGNSPTDKDHQKDVDIIDAPRSTGSILKPLLYGAMLDDGELLPNTLVADIPTQISGYTPQNFNLTFDGAVPAHRALSRSLNIPAVLMLQEFTVNKFYEELQKFKLKNINKTPDHYGLSLILGGAESNLWDLCRTYANLSSTVNYYTKNKGQYRTNEFTELNYKNDFKPDFGSETDQKNILGAGSIWLTYNAMEEVNRPEGDEAWKFYDSSLKIAWKTGTSFGNRDAWAIGTNSRYVVGIWVGNATGEGRPTLTGVTSAAPILFDVFNLLPRQRWFDTPYNDLSEVEVCRLSGYLAKDNCPKIKQWVTKKGKSTKVCPYHRTIHLDKTEQFQVNSSCENIDNIVTKNWFVLPPVMAWYYKSQHIEYLPLPPFKEGCEGTQTTTMDFIYPKANSKIYLTKDFNSNVQPVILKVAYSERDKELFWYVDDVYKATTKTFHELPITPTTGIHYITVVDASGNEIRRRIEIVRE, encoded by the coding sequence TTGAAAAATAAACTTATAGCGTTTTTCCAACGCGTCATAAACTGGATTAAAAGAAATAAAATAAAATCAGCAATTGCATTTGTGCTCTTGCTGATTTACTATTTTTCAATACCTCGAACTTTGTTCAAAGAACCGTATTCAACCGTTATTGAAAGTAAAGAAGGAGAACTTCTTGGCGCTAAAATTGCGCGCGACGGACAATGGCGTTTTCCGGCGCAGGACAGTGTTCCAGATAAATTCAAGAAATGTATCGTTTATTTTGAAGATGAATACTTCTACAAACATCCCGGCTTCAATCCCGGCGCGATGATTAATGCTTTTAAGCAAAACAGAAAAGCAGGTAAAGTTGTTCGAGGCGGAAGTACGTTAACACAACAAGTTATTCGATTATCAAGAAAAGGAAAAAACAGGACCTACTTTGAAAAACTAATAGAAATTATTCTCGCTACAAGATTAGAATTAGGTTATTCTAAGAATGAAATTCTCGAAATGTATGCAGCGCACGCTCCTTTTGGAGGAAATGTTGTGGGATTGGAAATGGCTTCATGGCGTTATTTTGGAGTACAATCGAATCAATTATCTTGGGCAGAAAATGCAGTTTTGGCTGTTTTACCCAATGCACCAAGTTTAATTTATCCTGGAAAAAATCAGATAAAATTACTCAACAAACGAAATCGTCTTTTATTAAAACTGCATCAGGAAGGCATAATCGATAAACAGACGTACGAACTTTCGATAGAAGAACCATTGCCTCAAAAACCGTATGATCTGCCTCAAATAGCGCCTCATTTATTACAGAGAGTGGCAAAAAATGAAGAAGGAACAAGAGTAAAAACTACAATTGATTATGCGTTGCAAAATCGTGTCAACCAAATCGCGAGATATTATTACAATCAGTATAAGCAGAATGAAGTGCATAATCTGGCTATTTTGGTAATCGATGTTCAGAATCGAAATGTAATAAGTTATGTAGGGAATTCTCCAACAGATAAAGACCATCAAAAAGATGTTGATATTATTGATGCGCCACGAAGTACAGGCAGTATTTTAAAACCGCTTTTGTACGGAGCAATGTTGGATGACGGCGAATTATTGCCCAATACTTTAGTGGCTGATATTCCAACGCAGATTTCAGGATATACGCCTCAAAATTTCAACCTAACATTTGATGGGGCAGTTCCAGCTCATCGTGCATTGTCGCGTTCGTTGAATATTCCTGCGGTTTTAATGCTTCAGGAATTTACGGTAAACAAGTTTTACGAAGAGCTTCAAAAATTCAAGTTAAAGAATATTAATAAAACGCCGGATCATTATGGTTTGTCGCTTATTTTGGGTGGTGCAGAAAGTAATTTATGGGATTTATGCCGAACATACGCAAATCTTTCATCTACGGTCAATTATTATACTAAAAATAAAGGGCAATATAGAACCAACGAGTTCACAGAGCTGAATTACAAAAACGATTTTAAGCCTGATTTTGGTTCTGAAACTGATCAAAAGAATATTTTGGGCGCAGGATCAATTTGGTTAACCTACAACGCAATGGAAGAGGTTAATAGGCCTGAAGGAGACGAAGCTTGGAAGTTTTATGACAGTTCTTTAAAAATTGCATGGAAAACGGGAACAAGTTTTGGAAATCGAGATGCATGGGCTATTGGAACAAATTCAAGATATGTAGTTGGAATTTGGGTTGGAAATGCGACGGGAGAGGGAAGGCCAACTTTGACAGGAGTAACCAGTGCTGCGCCAATTTTATTTGATGTTTTTAATTTACTGCCAAGACAACGATGGTTTGATACGCCGTATAATGATTTGTCCGAAGTTGAGGTTTGTCGTTTAAGCGGTTATTTGGCAAAAGACAACTGTCCGAAAATTAAACAATGGGTTACTAAAAAAGGTAAATCGACCAAGGTCTGTCCGTATCACAGAACAATTCATTTAGATAAAACAGAGCAGTTTCAGGTAAACAGCAGCTGCGAGAACATCGATAATATTGTTACTAAAAACTGGTTTGTACTACCTCCAGTTATGGCTTGGTATTACAAAAGCCAGCATATCGAATATTTGCCGTTACCGCCATTCAAAGAAGGATGCGAAGGAACACAGACTACTACAATGGACTTTATTTATCCGAAAGCGAATAGTAAAATCTATTTGACAAAGGACTTTAACAGCAACGTACAGCCCGTAATTTTAAAAGTAGCGTATTCTGAAAGAGATAAAGAATTATTCTGGTATGTTGATGATGTTTATAAAGCAACGACAAAAACATTTCATGAACTGCCTATTACGCCAACAACAGGAATACATTATATCACGGTTGTAGATGCTTCTGGAAATGAAATTAGACGCAGAATCGAGATTGTAAGAGAATAA